The sequence below is a genomic window from Pseudosulfitobacter sp. DSM 107133.
AGGTTGAACCGATCACATCCGGCGACGAAACCCGCAACTTTCCGCCCTTTCAAAACGGCATGAGCCACTATTACATCGCGCTCAATCGCAGCAAGAAAAGCATCTCGATTGATTTGAAATCCCCCGAAGGAATGCAGATTGCCAAAGATCTGGCCGCGCAATGCGACATCGTTCTGGAAAATTTTCGCCCCGGCGTGATGGACCGTCTGGGGCTGGGCTATGAGACGCTGCGCGCCCGGAACGACAGGCTGCTGTATTGTTCGATCACCGGCTTCGGCGCCAACAGCCCGCACGGCGACAAGCCCGCCTTTGACATCGTCGCACAGGCGCTTTCCGGCGTGATGAGCGTTAATTGCGAACCGGGCCAAGCTCCGAACAAACTGGGCATCCCTTTGGGCGACATGGCGGGCAGCATCTTTTCGGTGTTCGGCCTGCTGGCCGCCCTGCACGAACGCAATGCCACCGGACGCGGCAAACATATCGAGGTCGCAATGCTCGACAGCCTGATCGCATTGCAGGGCTATCTGTCGCAAATCTATTTTGTCACCGGCCAAAGCCCGCAGCCCGTTGGCACGCACCACCCCAGCATTGTGCCCTATGGATCGTTCGCCACGTCTGACGGCCATGTCATCGTGGCCTGCCTGACAGAACGGTTCTGGCACAATTTCGCCCGCAGCCTCGACCGCGAGGATCTTATAAAAGACCCCCGCTTTGCGCTTTACGACGCGCGGCTGGCCAATCGTGATGCCCTGCAACCCATCATCCATGACCGCATGACGCAGGACACGACCGCCTATTGGCTGCAACGGCTGGAAGATTTCGATGTGCCAAGCGCCCCGATCCTGTCCATAGGCGAGGCGCTGGAACAAGACCACGTTGCCCAACAGGGTCTTGTCGAACAGGTCACGCACCCCGAACTTGGTGACATGAAGCTGGTCCGCGGACCGATCCGGTTCGACGGCGTCGGCCCGGCCCCAGCCACCGCACCGTCGATGCTGGGGGAAAACACCTTTGACATCTTGTCCGGCGAACTGGGGCTTCAGGCGGCAGACATTCAGAAACTGGTCGTCAAAGGGGTGGTGAAAGGCCTGCCCTGAGGCAGGCCATCAGGGTCAACGGGCACCTCTCCCTGGCTATCAACGACGCACCACAGCCAAAACTTCTTGCCGAGGATACCTACCGCCAGGTGAGTTGACCCGCGAATTGACGATGCCGCGCCGTTTCCCTGTGCAATTCCAGGGCCCGCTGGCAGGAATACATACTTTAGTTTTGCTCGGATGTGTGGCCTGCCTGGATTGGGTGCCGATAAGTGCCCTGTTTTACAAGGCATGCAGACGATCACATTGGCAAGCCTCGCAAAGCACTGGGGACAGACAGGGCTTGCAGCGCGCTGGCAGCGTCAGCAAGTTGCTATGAACGCTTTATGAATTTCAGCGGGTGCAGCCGGTGATGCGCGCCACGCATCGGTCGGCGCAGATTTGGGGCCGGTGCAACGGCCGGGCCGCGGAAAATGCGCTTCGGGCTTGCCAAAATCACACACAAGAGCATACCATAGTATTTATATCTTAGCCTATAGTATGGATTTTCTCTAATCCATCATATATGGATAAGGAACTATTCGAAAGTATGTGTGGCTGCCAACCTGTCGGATTTTCCTGTCGCACCCTCTTTCAAAACGCGTTGGCGGGTTCATGCCGCGTGTACTTAAAAATGGAGTTGCCTAGGTGGGCAAGCGTCAAGATCTCAGCGGCACACGCGTGCGCGAAAGTCATATTGATCAGGCAGTTAGCCTGACCGCGACGGGTCGTGAGATACAGGATTCGATCGAGAAGGGCGGGCGTTTCAGCGGCGTTTCCGCGACGGCTGTGGCCATTGGTATGGGCCTTGCCGTGCAAAGCGGTTCGCCCGACGGATTGCAGGCATTTGCGGCCACCCTGCCCGAGGGTGACAGCCTGATTCCCACCAAGGATGCGCCGAATCGGACGGCCCCGACCAGCGGGGAAGACAGCGCCGCTGTGCAGGCTGCTGCCGGACTGGATTTCGCGGCGCAGGCTGGTGATGCGGCAAGTGTGAGCGTTGAAACAGGTTCTTCTGCAAATGGTGACGACGCCGCAGGCCCCGAGCTGGCCAGCCTTGGCGCGGGCCCCTTGCACGCCGTACCCGAGGATCAGCCCTTTGTGGCGCCGGTGGCAAAGTCACCCCAGGCAGAGCCTGCCGCCGCGGCACCCGGCGCCAGCGCGCAGCCGACAGCGCCCGCTTCCGGCAATCCGTCTGTGCCAGATGCCACAGTCGCCCCAAGCAACCCGCAAACTTCGCCACCCGACGTGGCGGGTGGTGTGGGCACGGTTGTTGATGCCGTTTTGGGCGATGATGGTGTCGTGGACACTGTCATCGATACGGTTCTGGGCGACGGTGGCGTTGTCGATACTGTACTGGACACCGTCCTTGGGGATGGCGGGATCGTCGATTCCGTTGTTGATGTCGTTCTGGGTGATGGCGGCGTTGTGGACAGCATTGTTGATGTGGTGCTGGGCGACGAGGGTATCGTTGATGTTATTCTGGGCGACGATGGAGTCGTAGGCACTGTTGTTGATGTTGTCCTTGGTGATGACGGGGTTGTGGACTCGCTTTTGGGTGAGGACGGCGTTGTGCTGGGCCTTGTCGACGATCTGGTTGGCGATGACGGGCTGATCGGTGGGCTGATTGGCGGTGACACCGGCCTGCTGGATCCGCTGGTTGGTGACGGCGGCGTCGTCGATTCCGTTGTGGACGTTGTTCTGGGTGACGAAGGCCTGGTGGGCGGGCTGCTGGGCGATGAAGGTCTGGTAGGCGGTTTGCTCGGAGATGACGGCCTCGTGGGCGGTCTTTTGGGTGACGACGGTCTTGTTGGCGGCCTGCTGGGCGATGGTGGTCTGCTGGGCGGATTGTTGGGTGGACAGCCCGCAACCGAGCCTGTGAGCGCCCCGCTTGCAGACGCAGCGCTGCCCGTGGATATTCTCAGCGGCCCTGTGTTGGGTGTGACCGAGACGGTTGCAGAAACAGTCGAAACTGTCACCGAAGTTGTGCCCGATGTGGTCGAAACGGTGGCCGAGGCCGTCGAGACGGTCACAGAAGTTGTGCCCGAGGTAGTGGAGACAGCGACCGGGACCGTCGAGTCCCTGACCGATGGCATTCTGGGCGATGACGGCCTTGTGGGCGGCCTGCTGGGCGGTGGCGCTGCGGATGCACCTCTGGATGCGGTCAGTGCGCCGGTTGAAGCGGTTGCAGAGACGGTTTCAGAGACAGTCGAAACTGTCACCGAAGTTGTGCCCGACGTAGTGGAGACAGTGACAGAGACCGTCGAGTCCCTGACCGATGGCATTCTGGGCGACGATGGCCTTGTGGGTGGTCTGCTGGGTGGTGGCGCTGCGGATGTGCCGCTGGATGCGGTGAGCGCGCCGGTTGAGGCGGTTGCCGAGACGGTCACAGAGGTTGTGCCCGATGTGGTCGAAACGGTGACCGAGACCGTCGAGACAGTTACCGAAGTTGTGCCCGAGGTAGTGGAGACAGCGACCGAGACCGTCGAGTCCCTGACCGATGGCATTCTGGGCGACGACGGCCTTGTGGGTGGTCTGCTGGGCGGTGGCGCTGCGGATGTGCCGCTGGATGCGGTGAGCGCGCCGGTTGAGGCGGTGACCGAGACGGTTGCAGAAACAGTCGAAACTGTCACCGAAGTCGTGCCCGATGTGGTTGAAACGGTGGCCGAGACCGTCGAGACGGTCACAGAAGTTGTGCCCGAGGTAGTGGAGACAGCGACCGAGACCGTCGAGTCCCTGACCGATGGCATTCTGGGCGACGACGGCCTTGTGGGTGGTCTGCTGGGCGGTGGCGCTGCGGATATGCCGCTGGATGCGGTGAGCGCGCCGGTTGAAGCGGTGACCGAGACGGTTGCAGAGACCGTTGAAACAGTCACCGAAGTCGTGCCCGACGTAGTGGAGACAGCGACCGAGGCCGTCGAGTCCCTGACCGATGGCATTCTGGGCGACGACGGCCTTGCGGGTGGCTTGCTGGGCGGTGGCGCTGCGGATGTGCCGCTGGATGCGGTCAGTGCGCCGGTTGAGGCGGTTGCCGAGACAGTCGAAACTGTCACCGAAGTTGTGCCCGATGTGGTCGAAACGGTGGCCGAGACCGTCGAAACAGTTACCGAAGTCGTGCCCGAGGTAGTGGAGACAGCGACCGAGACCGTCGAGTCCCTGACCGATGGCATTCTGGGCGACGATGGCCTTGTGGGTGGTCTGCTGGGTGGTGGCGCTGCGGATGTGCCGCTGGATGCGGTGAGCGCGCCGGTTGAGGCGGTTGCCGAGACGGTCACAGAGGTTGTGCCCGATGTGGTCGAAACGGTGACCGAGACCGTCGAGACAGTTACCGAAGTTGTGCCCGAGGTAGTGGAGACAGCGACCGAGACCGTCGAGTCCCTGACCGATGGCATTCTGGGCGACGACGGCCTTGTGGGTGGTCTGCTGGGCGGTGGCGCTGCGGATGTGCCGCTGGATGCGGTGAGCGCGCCGGTTGAGGCGGTGACCGAGACGGTTGCAGAAACAGTCGAAACTGTCACCGAAGTCGTGCCCGATGTGGTTGAAACGGTGGCCGAGACCGTCGAGTCCCTGACCGATGGCATTCTGGGCGACGACGGCCTTGTGGGTGGTCTGCTGGGCGGTGGCGCTGCGGATATGCCGCTGGATGCGGTGAGCGCGCCGGTTGAAGCGGTGACCGAGACGGTTGCAGAGACCGTTGAAACAGTCACCGAAGTCGTGCCCGACGTAGTGGAGACAGCGACCGAGGCCGTCGAGTCCCTGACCGATGGCATTCTGGGCGACGACGGCCTTGCGGGTGGCTTGCTGGGCGGTGGCGCTGCGGATGTGCCGCTGGATGCGGTCAGTGCGCCGGTTGAGGCGGTTGCCGAGACAGTCGAAACTGTCACCGAAGTTGTGCCCGATGTGGTCGAAACGGTGGCCGAGACCGTCGAAACAGTTACCGAAGTCGTGCCCGAGGTAGTGGAGACAGCGACCGAGACCGTCGAGTCCCTGACCGATGGCATTCTGGGCGACGATGGCCTTGTGGGTGGTCTGCTGGGTGGTGGCGCTGCGGATGTGCCGCTGGATGCGGTGAGCGCGGCGGTTGAGGCGGTTGCCGAGACGGTCACAGAGGTTGTGCCCGATGTGGTCGAAACGGTGACCGAGACCGTCGAGACAGTTACCGAAGTTGTGCCCGAGGTAGTGGAGACAGCGACCGAGACCGTCGAGTCCCTGACCGATGGCATTCTGGGCGACGACGGCCTTGTGGGTGGTCTGCTGGGCGGTGGCGCTGCGGATGTGCCGCTGGATGCGGTGAGCGCGCCGGTTGAGGCGGTGACCGAGACGGTTGCAGAAACAGTCGAAACTGTCACCGAAGTCGTGCCCGATGTGGTTGAAACGGTGGCCGAGACCGTCGAGACGGTCACAGAAGTTGTGCCAGACGTAGTGGAGACAGCGACCGAGACCGTTGAGTCCCTGACCGATGGCATTCTGGGCGATGACGGCCTTGTGGGTGGTCTGCTGGGCGGTGCCTTCACGGCATCGGCACTGGATGCGGTCGGTGCACCTGTAGAAACAGTGACTGAAACCACGAGCGAAATGGCCGCAACTTCTGCGGCGATTGCCGATCCCTTGGTCATGGATGCGACCGAAACCGCCGAGACTGTTGAAGACACGTTGAGCAGCGGCCTTGATGCGTCTGCTGCCCTTGTCACCCCGGTGGTTGCGGATGCGGTTGAAACAGCGGCTGCTGCCACCGACCCGCTGACGGAAGAGGGTGATGACGGTTTCCTGGATACGTTGATCGGCGAATATGGTGCGCTGGATCTGCTTGGTGAATCCGATACGCCCGAAGATACGCGCGCGCCTTCGATTTTCGAAGGGTTGCTGGGTGAAGGTGATATTTTCGGACTGGATGTGCCGGGTGCGGACGATGGTTCCGATGATCTGTTTGCAGGGCTCAGTGGTGGCGAAAGCCTGTCCGGCTCCTTGATTGATCAAGGGGTGCTTGCGCTTTCAGATGACACAGGCGCAGATGAATCCGATCCGGAGATTGACGGCCTGCTGAACAATATTCTTGCGGGCGGGGTCGAAGACCTGTTCGCTGAATCCAGCACATTTGACCAGCTGTTCCAGAACGACGACACGCCTGTTGATGGACCTTCCGAAGACGTCCCGGCTGCCGAGCCGGCCGACAGCGGCGTGTTCCTGGACGAGTCTGTTGAAGATGCTCTGAATGTTCTGTTCGACCATAGCTCATCGCTTGTTGGCGGGCTGTTTGGCGGTCATGGCGAGGACGACGCGGTCTAAATCGCCTGAAATTTTTGGGTTTTGTGGGAGATTTTTTAGCTTCCCACAACCTAAACCTGTGCCTGTATCAGTTCAAGTGTTTGATAAGTATTATATTTTTTGCAACCTGTGTTTGCCATAAAACACAGAAATACAACTATTGGTCATAGTCTTGCCTTGAAATAGGTTCAATATTCGGTTAACAGTCGAAACATAGGCAAAAAGTGTTCGAAAGTTGTTTGTAACAATCAAAAGATAGATGCCGCAGGCGTTCTTAGATCAGGGGACTTAAGAGCGTTTTGAAAGGCATCTGTGTTGTAATTAAGAGGTCTAGCGGTGGCAGTCGCAGTAACCACACATGAAAAGGGCGCAAACCAGCCGGCACATACACAGTTCACGTCGCGTCTGATGCTTGACGCCCCGACGGATGTGTCTTTGGCGCCGGGCGTTTCGATTGTTGGCACTGAAAAAGTTGGTGGAGATCTGGTTGTAGGTCTGTCCAACGGTGAAACACTGCATTTGGATGATTTCTTTGTCATTGGTCCAGATGGTGATTTCAGCCGTCTTATGTCAGCCAGCGGCGAACCTCTTGTGACCGGCCTGATGGGGCCAGAACCCGATTTTCCGCAAAGCGCCGAAACCACCGAGGCGATGCAAAGCGTTGAAAGTCCGGCCACGTCTTCACCTGACGCGGCCGGTTCAGATGCCGACGCTGACGGTTGGGGCGACTTGGCCCTGATCACGGGCGCGGGGTTCACCTTGGGCAGCGGTATCAGTTTCTTGTCGGGCGGCGGTGGTGGATCGGACTCTGGCGCGCAGGGGCCGGAAGTCCAGTTTCAGGTGTCCGATCAGGCCGAATTTGCGGCAGCCATCGAAGAACTGACCGGCCCGGAGGATCAGATACTGCAAGATTCTGAATTTGATACGGAATTTTCCGCTGCAGCCCCCCCGGAAAGTGATTTTTCCGATGCCGAAATCACCCCCGAAGTCGAATTTGACACGAAAATGCCCGAAACCGATGGTTTCCTGAGCGCAGATTCGACGGACCCGTCCCTGCTGCCAATCGCGGACGCGCAGGACAATTTGTTAATCGATCTGATGACGGAGGTCATTTGATGCATCTGACGCCACTGCCCCGACTGACCACCTATTGCGCCGTGTTGCTATCTCTTGCGCTGCTGGCCACGCCTGTTGCCGCGCAAATGTCCTTGCGCAGTGCGGTGCTTGAGGCGACCGAACGGGACGGAGACATCGGGGCGCTGCGCCAGATCGTTGCAAGCCGGACCATCGACATTCAGGCCGAGCGCGACGCCTATTATCCCAGCATCAGCGTTTCGGGTGACAGTTCGACAACAGACTCAAACGGCCCCGGCATCACGCTGACCGTGTCACAGGTGTTGTTCGACTGGGGGCTGATCCGCAGCAAGATCGACGCGGCTTCGCATGTGCGCGTACAGGCGGTGTCTGATCTGAAAATGGCGGTCGAGGGGCTGACGCTTCAGGTGGCGGAATTCTTTATCGACGTTGAAACGCTTGATCTAAAGATCGCGCGCACGCGCAGCTATACCAGTTTTGCCCGCAGGATCGCCGGACAGGCCCAGGATCGCGCCAGGGCCGGGATCAGTGACAATGGCGAGGTCGCGCGCGCGCGACTTGAGATCTCGCGCGCCGAGGACCAGTTGTCGCAACTGGTCGCAAACCGCCAGATTGCGCTGTCGCAGATTGCATTTCTGGTTGGACGGGAAACAGCTTCGGTTCAATCGCCACCCGAGCTGGGCTTTGCGCGCCGCTATTCGCAAGCCGCTAAAATCCGGTCGGCTGTGCGCATTGCCCCCGACTATGTCGC
It includes:
- a CDS encoding TolC family protein — its product is MHLTPLPRLTTYCAVLLSLALLATPVAAQMSLRSAVLEATERDGDIGALRQIVASRTIDIQAERDAYYPSISVSGDSSTTDSNGPGITLTVSQVLFDWGLIRSKIDAASHVRVQAVSDLKMAVEGLTLQVAEFFIDVETLDLKIARTRSYTSFARRIAGQAQDRARAGISDNGEVARARLEISRAEDQLSQLVANRQIALSQIAFLVGRETASVQSPPELGFARRYSQAAKIRSAVRIAPDYVAARAGADEAAAGVETAKASRLPTIKLQAQGRADLNGGRSRTAIGISTGVDLSSSGLGKRRVQSAQLELQGAKSTLFAVERNLTNTATSAQQQISILSRTERARGQQLVEAQRVLDNYEEQFVGGQRELLDLLTTGRDLYDSQIDKIDTYDERKRTEYRAAHDLGVLGTLLISASATQ
- a CDS encoding CoA transferase, translated to MNNTHEPTPAGPLAGIRVLDFSRILSGPYASMVLADLGAEIIKVEPITSGDETRNFPPFQNGMSHYYIALNRSKKSISIDLKSPEGMQIAKDLAAQCDIVLENFRPGVMDRLGLGYETLRARNDRLLYCSITGFGANSPHGDKPAFDIVAQALSGVMSVNCEPGQAPNKLGIPLGDMAGSIFSVFGLLAALHERNATGRGKHIEVAMLDSLIALQGYLSQIYFVTGQSPQPVGTHHPSIVPYGSFATSDGHVIVACLTERFWHNFARSLDREDLIKDPRFALYDARLANRDALQPIIHDRMTQDTTAYWLQRLEDFDVPSAPILSIGEALEQDHVAQQGLVEQVTHPELGDMKLVRGPIRFDGVGPAPATAPSMLGENTFDILSGELGLQAADIQKLVVKGVVKGLP